A single Arcobacter sp. FWKO B DNA region contains:
- a CDS encoding AAA family ATPase: MHKIIEIKNCNNIDEGKVTLVINRLNIKYGINGTGKSTIAKAIKYGIESPDKLKELTPFKVKSAKSETKPEVIISEDIKSVSIFNEEYLSQFVYKEDELISNSFQIFIQTPSYLETERKIEQQLETIKKVFLNNSELDKIILDFENLSKSFKTTKDGLSDASAISKGLKDGNKIENIPDGLEDYKPFIQNKEKCVSWLEWQIKGNDFSQEHDSCPYCVSPTDESKKVKIKSISENYDKNVIKNFIEIIRVLEDLGDYFSTSSKDKLREITKKTDGLLHEEKTYLVTIKGQIDSFLQRLERLKDVSFHNLKDEKIKEKIESLKIKIDESFDKLKSTKTEQIVEEFNKSLDTTLEQITELQKNIGIQKTEIRKSIEKNQKHINQFLIKAGYKYEVLITDENKDYKLRLKHIESDEKISRGNQYLSFGEKNAFALILFMYRALSEKSDLIVLDDPISSFDKNKKYAIMDMLFREDNSFKGKTVLMLTHDIEPIIDSVKVLHHKFGNLTNACFINTTNNKVNELEITKNDLMSFSQICNQIIASESINEIIKIIYLRRYYESIDDRSNEYEVLSNLLHKRIKEEATDQRKKTIDYKCQELSEDDFNNGIDGIKTKIENFDYDSLLDKFKDNIQLIEIYKQTVDSFAKIILFRIIIDGLEENKKPDDVFMKFINEVYHIENELLFQLDPMKYDIAPQFIIEECDKFIDTL, encoded by the coding sequence ATGCATAAAATTATTGAAATAAAAAATTGTAATAATATTGATGAAGGCAAAGTAACTTTAGTCATAAATAGACTTAATATTAAATACGGTATCAATGGAACTGGAAAAAGTACAATTGCAAAAGCGATAAAATATGGAATTGAATCACCTGACAAATTAAAAGAATTAACACCTTTTAAGGTTAAGAGTGCAAAATCAGAAACAAAACCTGAAGTCATAATTTCCGAAGATATAAAAAGTGTATCTATTTTTAATGAAGAGTATTTAAGCCAATTCGTTTATAAAGAAGATGAGTTGATTTCAAATAGTTTTCAAATTTTTATACAAACTCCAAGTTATCTTGAAACAGAGAGAAAAATAGAACAACAATTAGAAACTATAAAAAAAGTTTTTTTGAATAATAGTGAGCTAGACAAGATAATTTTAGATTTTGAGAATTTATCAAAAAGTTTTAAGACAACAAAAGATGGACTTTCTGATGCTTCGGCAATTTCCAAGGGGCTAAAAGATGGTAATAAAATAGAAAACATTCCAGATGGTTTAGAAGATTATAAACCATTTATACAAAATAAAGAAAAGTGTGTTAGTTGGTTGGAATGGCAAATTAAAGGTAATGATTTTAGTCAGGAACATGATAGTTGTCCGTATTGTGTTTCACCTACAGATGAATCAAAAAAAGTAAAAATTAAATCTATTTCAGAAAATTATGATAAAAATGTCATTAAAAATTTTATAGAGATAATCAGGGTTTTAGAAGATTTAGGAGATTACTTTTCAACTTCTTCAAAAGATAAGTTGAGAGAAATTACAAAAAAAACCGACGGGCTACTTCATGAAGAAAAAACATATTTAGTTACGATTAAAGGTCAGATAGATAGTTTCTTGCAAAGGTTGGAAAGATTAAAGGATGTTTCGTTTCATAACTTAAAAGATGAAAAAATCAAAGAAAAGATTGAGAGTTTAAAGATAAAAATAGATGAAAGTTTTGATAAATTGAAATCAACTAAAACCGAACAAATTGTGGAAGAATTTAATAAATCTTTGGACACAACATTAGAGCAGATTACAGAACTTCAAAAAAATATTGGAATACAAAAAACAGAAATTAGAAAATCTATAGAAAAAAATCAAAAGCATATAAATCAATTTCTTATAAAAGCTGGTTATAAATACGAGGTATTAATAACGGATGAAAATAAAGATTATAAATTGAGATTAAAACATATAGAGTCGGACGAAAAAATATCAAGAGGAAATCAATATTTAAGTTTTGGAGAGAAGAATGCTTTTGCATTAATTCTTTTTATGTATAGAGCACTTTCAGAAAAATCAGATTTGATAGTTTTAGATGATCCAATTTCTTCTTTTGATAAAAATAAAAAATATGCAATTATGGATATGTTATTTAGAGAAGATAATTCTTTTAAAGGTAAAACAGTTTTAATGCTAACACACGATATAGAGCCAATTATTGACTCTGTAAAAGTTTTACATCATAAATTTGGAAATCTAACTAATGCTTGTTTTATAAATACAACAAATAATAAAGTAAATGAATTAGAAATAACAAAAAATGATTTGATGTCATTTTCTCAAATTTGTAATCAAATTATAGCATCAGAGTCTATAAACGAGATAATCAAAATAATTTATTTGAGAAGATATTATGAATCAATAGATGATAGAAGTAATGAGTATGAGGTTTTGTCAAACTTACTTCACAAAAGAATTAAAGAAGAAGCGACAGACCAAAGAAAAAAAACAATAGATTATAAGTGTCAAGAACTATCAGAAGATGACTTTAATAATGGCATAGATGGAATTAAAACTAAAATTGAAAATTTTGATTACGATTCACTTTTGGATAAATTCAAAGACAATATACAGCTTATTGAAATATATAAACAAACAGTTGATAGTTTTGCAAAAATAATCTTGTTTAGAATTATCATTGATGGATTAGAAGAAAATAAAAAACCTGATGATGTTTTCATGAAATTTATTAATGAAGTTTATCATATTGAAAATGAACTATTATTTCAACTTGATCCAATGAAATATGACATTGCACCACAATTTATTATTGAAGAGTGTGACAAATTTATAGATACCTTATAG
- a CDS encoding helix-turn-helix transcriptional regulator encodes MIAPIDFIKEKYIEPYGITQDKLCDALNIGKKTISELYQKKRGFTIHTAKKFAKFFGLKPEFILMKQLEYDLHLDKEEYGFIRAFNEIAQEEKKNSIAKWILATINNSISDQRLHYTIDDLYCIFSQVNTTIKYQYAITTLFKEVNYEDVVKYCELYNIKKSNLKKLYEFYLTQFNQKEIPQYEWLFKEF; translated from the coding sequence ATGATAGCACCAATTGATTTTATTAAAGAAAAATATATAGAGCCTTATGGTATAACCCAAGATAAACTTTGTGATGCACTGAATATCGGTAAAAAAACGATAAGTGAACTTTATCAGAAAAAAAGAGGTTTTACTATACATACAGCAAAGAAATTTGCTAAGTTTTTTGGACTGAAGCCTGAATTTATACTTATGAAACAACTTGAATATGATTTGCACTTAGATAAGGAAGAGTATGGATTTATAAGAGCTTTCAATGAAATAGCACAAGAGGAAAAGAAAAACTCTATAGCAAAATGGATACTTGCAACTATTAATAATTCTATTAGTGACCAAAGACTTCATTATACGATAGATGATTTGTATTGTATTTTCTCACAAGTTAATACAACTATCAAGTATCAATATGCTATTACGACATTATTCAAAGAGGTAAATTATGAAGATGTGGTCAAATATTGCGAGTTATACAATATCAAGAAATCAAATCTAAAAAAACTTTATGAGTTTTATTTGACTCAGTTCAATCAAAAGGAAATACCACAGTATGAATGGCTATTTAAAGAATTTTAG
- a CDS encoding diacylglycerol kinase: MRNQPKYNFFKNTIYALQGLKDIIKNESSFKIELIIAIILLPVLIFIELDIIYKLLMFMSLMGMLIAEVINSAIERAVDLVTLEHHPMAGRAKDVGSSIVFLSIVVFVVVWGVCLLLV, from the coding sequence ATGCGAAATCAACCCAAATATAACTTCTTTAAAAATACTATATATGCCTTGCAAGGGTTAAAAGATATCATCAAAAATGAATCTTCTTTTAAAATAGAGTTAATCATTGCTATTATACTTTTACCTGTTTTAATATTTATCGAACTTGATATTATCTACAAATTATTGATGTTTATGTCACTAATGGGTATGCTTATAGCTGAAGTTATAAATAGTGCTATAGAAAGAGCCGTAGATTTGGTAACTCTAGAACATCACCCTATGGCAGGACGGGCAAAAGATGTAGGTAGTTCTATAGTATTTTTGAGTATCGTGGTATTTGTTGTTGTATGGGGAGTATGTTTATTGTTAGTATAG
- a CDS encoding nucleotidyl transferase AbiEii/AbiGii toxin family protein, which translates to MDFWWGGTALSMFHFQHRKSFDIDIFITESQLFDFLNPKWYIDETLLFDNSNYRFDGINHHIQLKTKDEIKVDFILNESIIHPPIKNTTLNLTYDLHYESIEDIIAKKIKWRKEDNLTRDIFDLAVAIILDNTILQKLIYTRFISFDDLEKLTLSLDKLDKSNYDLEISKIEPQTKEFTIIAKNAKEIMQKSVREIIIQQNLV; encoded by the coding sequence GTGGACTTTTGGTGGGGGGGTACAGCTTTGTCTATGTTTCACTTTCAACATAGGAAATCATTTGATATAGATATATTTATAACAGAATCTCAACTTTTTGATTTTCTAAATCCAAAATGGTATATCGATGAAACTCTTCTATTTGATAATAGTAATTATAGATTTGATGGTATAAATCATCATATACAGCTCAAAACAAAAGATGAAATAAAAGTAGATTTTATACTAAATGAATCTATTATACATCCTCCTATAAAAAATACTACTTTAAATCTTACCTATGATTTACATTACGAATCAATCGAAGATATTATAGCAAAGAAAATCAAGTGGAGAAAAGAGGACAATTTAACAAGGGATATATTTGATTTGGCGGTTGCTATAATACTTGATAACACTATCTTACAAAAGTTAATTTATACTAGATTTATATCTTTTGATGATCTTGAGAAATTAACTTTAAGTTTGGATAAACTTGATAAAAGTAATTATGATTTAGAGATAAGTAAAATAGAACCTCAAACAAAAGAATTTACGATTATCGCCAAAAATGCAAAAGAGATTATGCAAAAATCTGTGCGAGAGATTATAATACAACAGAATCTTGTGTAA